The following are from one region of the Segatella oris genome:
- the cls gene encoding cardiolipin synthase has product MFIGCTPDCAAQTADSLIAEDLRDHGVTFTTNNAVTLLMTGQEKFDDMFKAIRQARKSVHLEYFNFRNDSIANLLFHILEQKAQEGIEVRALFDAFGNASNNRPLKAHHLDEIRKSGVEIYKFDPITFPWINHVFSRDHRKIVVIDGKTAYTGGMNVADYYIKGTEVVGEWHDMHCRIEGDAVNTLQAIFLNMWNKVSGQKVHGEQYFRGIHNANYIQGLKKDTCKTACHKTVGIINREPGTSNAIIRQFYLSAINRAKDSIKIINPYFTLNHKLKKALKKAAQRGVKVEIMLSTKSDIPLTPDCGFYNAHKLMKAGCHIWMYTPGFHHTKIIMVDGRVCTVGSANLNARSLSWDYEENAVILDKCTTQQLDNLFDSEKKDCFYLTEKTWKAWRTPWQRARGWFSHLLAPFL; this is encoded by the coding sequence ATGTTCATAGGCTGCACACCTGACTGTGCCGCCCAGACCGCAGACTCTTTAATTGCTGAAGATCTTCGTGATCATGGTGTTACGTTCACGACGAACAACGCAGTGACACTACTGATGACCGGACAAGAGAAGTTCGACGACATGTTCAAAGCCATCAGGCAGGCAAGGAAGAGTGTTCATTTGGAATATTTCAATTTCCGTAATGATTCCATTGCAAACCTCCTGTTTCATATCTTAGAGCAGAAAGCACAGGAAGGAATTGAAGTCCGTGCCCTCTTTGATGCTTTCGGCAACGCTTCGAACAACCGTCCTCTGAAAGCGCATCACCTCGATGAAATCCGCAAATCGGGCGTGGAAATCTATAAATTCGACCCGATTACATTTCCTTGGATCAATCATGTCTTTTCACGAGACCACAGGAAAATCGTTGTCATAGACGGCAAGACAGCCTATACAGGAGGCATGAACGTGGCAGACTATTACATCAAAGGGACTGAGGTTGTAGGTGAATGGCACGACATGCACTGCCGTATTGAAGGCGATGCCGTTAATACCTTGCAGGCTATCTTTCTCAACATGTGGAACAAAGTGTCCGGACAGAAAGTGCATGGCGAACAATATTTCCGTGGTATTCATAATGCCAACTACATTCAAGGACTAAAGAAAGACACGTGCAAAACAGCCTGTCATAAAACGGTCGGCATCATCAACCGCGAACCGGGAACAAGCAATGCCATCATTCGGCAGTTTTATCTGTCGGCCATCAACCGCGCAAAAGACAGTATAAAGATTATCAATCCCTACTTTACGCTTAATCATAAGCTGAAGAAAGCACTGAAAAAGGCTGCTCAGAGAGGAGTCAAGGTAGAAATCATGCTCAGCACAAAGAGCGATATTCCATTGACCCCCGACTGTGGTTTCTACAATGCGCACAAACTGATGAAAGCCGGTTGCCACATTTGGATGTACACTCCGGGCTTTCACCACACCAAGATTATCATGGTTGACGGACGAGTCTGTACGGTCGGAAGCGCCAATCTCAACGCGCGAAGCCTCAGTTGGGACTACGAAGAAAACGCCGTCATCCTCGACAAATGCACAACACAGCAGTTGGACAACCTTTTTGACAGTGAGAAAAAAGACTGCTTCTATCTCACAGAAAAGACATGGAAAGCCTGGCGTACACCATGGCAGCGTGCCCGGGGGTGGTTCAGTCATCTGCTTGCCCCTTTCCTATAA
- the rny gene encoding ribonuclease Y: MNVVTIIIACVALLAGCAIGYAVFRYVIKGKYNEMIEAANKEADVVKEKKLLEVKEKFLNKKSELEKEVQQRNQKIQQSENRLKQREISLNQRQEELGRRKMEVDQSQQRIDNEKKLLSVKQQELEKMQKQEQAKLEELSGLSAEEAKNRLIESLKDQARLDAASYVNEIMDDAKLNANQQAKKIVIQTIQRVATETAIENSVSVFHIDNDEVKGRIIGREGRNIRALEAATGVEIVVDDTPEAIVISAFDPIRREVCRLALHQLVADGRIHPARIEEVVAKVKKQLDNEVIETGKRTAIDLGIHGLHPELIRIIGKMKYRSSYGQNLLQHARETANLCAVMASELGLNPKKAKRAGLLHDIGKVPDEESELPHALYGAKIAEKYKEKPDICNAIAAHHDEEEMTTLLAPIVQVCDAISGARPGARREIVEAYIKRLNDLEAIAMSYPGVTKTYAIQAGRELRVIVGADKMTDEESIRLSDEIATKIQNEMTYPGQVKITVIRETRSIAYAK; encoded by the coding sequence ATGAATGTAGTGACTATTATAATTGCCTGCGTTGCTCTGTTGGCCGGTTGCGCAATTGGATATGCTGTTTTCCGTTATGTCATTAAGGGAAAATACAATGAGATGATTGAGGCCGCTAACAAGGAAGCGGACGTTGTTAAGGAAAAGAAACTCTTGGAGGTGAAGGAGAAATTCCTTAATAAGAAGAGTGAACTCGAAAAGGAAGTTCAGCAGCGAAATCAAAAGATACAGCAGAGTGAAAACCGCTTGAAGCAACGTGAAATCTCTTTAAATCAGCGTCAGGAAGAATTAGGACGCCGCAAGATGGAGGTTGATCAAAGTCAGCAACGTATTGATAATGAGAAAAAACTCCTGTCTGTAAAGCAGCAGGAATTAGAGAAAATGCAGAAGCAGGAGCAAGCTAAGCTTGAGGAACTCTCGGGACTCAGTGCCGAAGAAGCTAAGAACCGACTCATTGAAAGTCTGAAAGATCAGGCCAGACTCGATGCTGCAAGCTATGTCAATGAGATTATGGACGATGCAAAACTGAATGCCAATCAGCAGGCAAAGAAAATCGTTATCCAGACCATTCAGCGTGTAGCGACGGAGACAGCCATTGAGAATTCGGTCAGCGTTTTCCATATTGATAACGATGAAGTCAAGGGTAGAATTATCGGTCGTGAAGGTCGGAATATCCGTGCTTTAGAGGCAGCTACCGGCGTAGAAATTGTTGTTGATGACACTCCCGAGGCAATTGTTATCAGTGCATTCGATCCAATTCGTCGCGAGGTATGCCGTTTGGCCCTGCATCAACTTGTGGCCGACGGTCGTATTCATCCTGCGCGTATTGAGGAAGTTGTGGCTAAAGTGAAGAAGCAACTCGACAATGAAGTCATTGAAACGGGTAAGCGCACAGCTATTGATTTGGGTATCCATGGCCTGCATCCCGAATTGATTCGCATCATCGGTAAGATGAAATATCGTTCAAGTTACGGTCAGAACTTGTTGCAACATGCTCGTGAAACCGCAAATCTTTGTGCGGTAATGGCCAGTGAACTTGGTTTGAACCCTAAGAAAGCAAAGCGTGCAGGATTGCTTCACGACATAGGGAAAGTGCCGGATGAAGAAAGTGAATTGCCTCACGCTCTGTATGGTGCAAAGATTGCAGAGAAGTATAAGGAGAAACCGGATATATGCAATGCTATAGCAGCCCACCACGATGAAGAGGAAATGACGACTTTGCTTGCACCGATAGTCCAGGTCTGTGATGCTATTTCCGGTGCCCGTCCGGGTGCCCGTCGCGAGATTGTTGAGGCCTATATCAAGCGTCTGAACGATCTTGAAGCCATTGCAATGAGTTATCCGGGAGTAACAAAAACCTATGCTATTCAGGCTGGCCGCGAGCTTCGTGTGATTGTCGGTGCCGACAAGATGACCGATGAAGAGAGTATCAGACTGAGTGACGAGATTGCCACAAAAATCCAGAATGAGATGACTTATCCAGGCCAGGTGAAGATTACCGTCATTCGTGAGACGCGTTCGATTGCCTATGCAAAGTAA
- a CDS encoding cell division protein ZapA produces the protein MAEENKDKLHIRLHVYDTELPVNIVREDEKLYRDAAKLITTTVNNYAGVFKGRKSDKELLYMALIDIALRYEREALRNDTEPFKNILGQLTSEIEEALK, from the coding sequence ATGGCAGAAGAGAATAAGGATAAGTTGCATATAAGACTGCATGTCTATGATACAGAGTTGCCGGTGAACATTGTTCGTGAGGACGAGAAGCTGTATCGTGATGCTGCAAAGCTTATTACGACAACCGTTAATAATTACGCAGGCGTGTTCAAAGGCCGCAAGAGCGATAAGGAATTGCTGTATATGGCTCTCATAGATATAGCTTTACGCTATGAGCGCGAGGCCTTGCGTAATGATACGGAGCCTTTTAAGAATATTCTCGGACAGTTGACTTCTGAAATTGAAGAAGCGTTGAAATAG
- the kdsA gene encoding 3-deoxy-8-phosphooctulonate synthase, with amino-acid sequence MQPIFIAGPCVIESATLLNTVAHELVRINRKYGINIIFKASFDKANRTSIHSFRGPGLDKGLQMLADIKAEYGLQILTDIHESYQAEAAGEVCDVLQIPAFLCRQTDLLVAAAKTGKTINIKKAQFLSGADMRYPVEKAMESGAKEVWLTERGNSFGYNNLVVDFRNIPDMKEIVPTVIMDCTHSVQRPGAGNGKTSGDRRFVPSMALAAKAFGATGYFFEVHPNPDKGLSDGPNMLELDKLEQLIGQLL; translated from the coding sequence ATGCAACCCATATTTATCGCAGGTCCCTGTGTCATAGAATCGGCAACTTTACTGAACACTGTTGCCCATGAATTAGTAAGAATAAACCGCAAATACGGTATCAATATTATCTTCAAAGCATCGTTCGACAAAGCTAACCGCACGTCAATCCACTCTTTCCGTGGCCCGGGATTGGATAAAGGTTTGCAAATGCTTGCAGACATAAAAGCCGAATATGGCCTGCAAATACTAACTGACATCCATGAAAGCTATCAGGCTGAAGCAGCAGGAGAGGTGTGCGATGTGCTTCAGATACCGGCGTTTCTGTGTCGTCAGACCGATTTATTAGTTGCAGCAGCAAAGACAGGAAAAACAATAAATATCAAGAAAGCACAGTTCTTAAGCGGTGCAGACATGCGTTATCCTGTAGAGAAAGCTATGGAAAGCGGAGCCAAAGAAGTGTGGCTTACAGAACGTGGAAACAGCTTTGGTTACAACAACTTAGTGGTTGATTTTCGCAATATTCCAGATATGAAAGAGATTGTTCCGACGGTAATCATGGACTGCACGCACAGTGTGCAACGCCCTGGTGCAGGCAATGGAAAGACCTCCGGTGACCGAAGATTTGTTCCTTCAATGGCTTTAGCAGCGAAAGCTTTCGGGGCAACCGGATATTTCTTTGAGGTTCATCCCAATCCTGACAAAGGACTTAGTGACGGCCCGAACATGCTGGAACTTGACAAACTGGAACAATTAATAGGACAATTATTGTAG
- a CDS encoding SIS domain-containing protein — translation MNNIDIENRLKNVCEWGAQALKEEAQAILELIPQLDDNFTKAVEMMAHCHGKIIVTGVGKSGNVGAKIAATLASTGTPAFFINPLDVYHGDLGVMTSDDVVLALSNSGQTDELLRFIPMVLHMNIPIISMTGNPNSLLAKYSNAHIKVYVKKEACPLNLAPTSSTTAALAMGDALAIALMQVRDFRPQDFAQFHPGGELGKRLLTTAADVMRTNDLPVIPQEMHLGEAIICVSKGQLGLGVSLGADNKVIGLITDGDIRRAMERWQAEFFDHTVSDIMTKTPKLVLPTTKITEIQRIMHNHKIHTVLVVDEEKHLLGVVDHYACMV, via the coding sequence ATGAACAATATTGACATTGAAAACAGGCTAAAGAACGTATGTGAATGGGGGGCACAAGCACTGAAAGAAGAGGCACAAGCCATTCTGGAACTTATCCCCCAATTAGATGACAACTTCACGAAAGCCGTTGAGATGATGGCACATTGTCATGGAAAAATTATTGTCACAGGCGTAGGAAAGAGTGGAAACGTGGGTGCAAAGATTGCAGCAACGCTTGCTTCGACAGGTACTCCGGCCTTTTTTATCAACCCTTTAGACGTGTATCATGGCGATTTAGGTGTAATGACTTCAGATGATGTTGTGTTGGCATTGAGCAACTCCGGGCAGACCGATGAACTGCTTCGTTTCATTCCGATGGTGCTCCACATGAACATACCCATCATCTCCATGACCGGCAATCCCAACTCCTTGCTGGCCAAATACAGCAATGCACATATAAAAGTTTATGTCAAGAAAGAAGCCTGTCCGCTCAATCTTGCGCCTACAAGCAGCACAACCGCGGCACTCGCCATGGGCGATGCATTGGCTATTGCACTGATGCAAGTGCGTGATTTCCGCCCACAAGACTTCGCACAATTTCATCCGGGAGGAGAGTTGGGCAAGCGACTGTTGACCACAGCTGCTGATGTTATGCGCACCAACGACTTGCCTGTCATTCCGCAAGAAATGCATTTAGGTGAGGCTATCATATGCGTCAGCAAGGGTCAGTTAGGCCTCGGAGTGTCGCTTGGAGCAGACAACAAGGTCATAGGATTAATCACAGATGGCGATATCCGACGAGCTATGGAACGCTGGCAAGCTGAATTCTTTGACCACACGGTAAGCGATATCATGACGAAAACACCTAAACTGGTGTTGCCTACAACCAAGATTACGGAGATACAACGCATCATGCACAACCATAAAATACATACGGTGCTGGTCGTTGATGAAGAGAAACATCTGCTGGGTGTTGTCGATCACTACGCTTGTATGGTGTAA
- a CDS encoding FecR family protein, giving the protein MKEINDRIIKNYILGRCSQKEIEQLYEWINSSEEHALWLFDQVDAYKTGKASRFTAKQVQQKVEMNVFRRIHEERKRTFFCQKRFLYYAAAALLIFLSVTAVYFSRITVGQIEVRTVAKEVKQVVLPDGSKVWLNENTTLTYPKIFGDNQRKVVLKGEGYFVVAKDTVHPFVVKSTHLTTKVLGTVFNFNTDDRKHHTEEVTLIEGKVRVEGNHDEGSITLRPKQKVVFNTSTNSMEVEETPIPLETVWHSHLIPFRNIHIHEIATIIEQLYQTKVQIHPTLKDNSTYSGAIRHTETIDSMLRDLAYSIPFSYKIKKGKVELYAR; this is encoded by the coding sequence ATGAAAGAGATAAATGACAGAATTATAAAGAACTATATACTTGGTCGTTGTTCACAAAAAGAAATCGAACAGTTATATGAGTGGATAAATTCAAGTGAAGAGCATGCACTCTGGTTGTTCGATCAGGTTGATGCTTATAAGACAGGAAAGGCTTCACGCTTTACCGCTAAGCAGGTGCAGCAAAAGGTAGAGATGAATGTCTTTCGCAGAATTCATGAGGAGAGAAAGCGTACTTTCTTCTGTCAAAAGCGCTTTCTTTATTATGCAGCAGCTGCCTTGTTGATATTCCTTTCTGTGACAGCTGTTTATTTTTCTCGCATAACTGTTGGGCAGATAGAGGTGAGAACGGTTGCAAAAGAGGTGAAACAAGTTGTTCTTCCAGATGGAAGTAAAGTGTGGTTGAATGAAAACACGACTTTGACTTACCCCAAGATATTTGGTGATAATCAGCGGAAAGTGGTCTTGAAAGGAGAAGGTTATTTTGTAGTTGCTAAAGATACTGTCCACCCGTTTGTTGTGAAAAGCACTCATCTTACTACAAAAGTGCTTGGAACGGTATTTAATTTCAACACGGATGACAGGAAACACCATACTGAAGAGGTGACTCTCATTGAGGGAAAAGTGAGGGTAGAGGGTAATCATGATGAAGGCAGCATAACCCTTCGACCGAAACAAAAAGTCGTGTTCAATACATCAACGAACAGTATGGAAGTAGAGGAAACTCCTATTCCTTTGGAGACGGTTTGGCACAGTCATTTGATTCCTTTCCGTAATATTCATATTCATGAGATTGCAACAATCATAGAACAACTCTATCAAACGAAAGTGCAAATTCATCCTACTCTGAAAGATAATTCCACTTATTCGGGGGCAATCAGGCATACGGAGACAATAGATTCGATGTTGAGAGATCTTGCTTATTCTATTCCTTTCAGTTATAAAATAAAGAAAGGAAAGGTGGAACTCTACGCACGATGA
- a CDS encoding ATPase: MRLIADSGSTKTDWVLTDKGQIVGSWKTQGINPCHQQPAEIRQVLCTELFPLSDGKSLSDIQLSFYGSGCTADLIPTMTTLLADSFQLSTDSIEVAGDLLAAARAVCGHEEGIACILGTGANSCLYDGQHIVQNTPPLGYILGDEGSGAVLGERFLNGIFKGSLPASLRDLYLEETGQSYADVIRRVYREPLANRYLASVALFVSRHLEEECLKKLVKDNFSDFILRNIEPYHSRLPIGFVGSVAYGFAELLTEVCHDFGYEVNGIDKSPLVGLMQRYYVDEC; encoded by the coding sequence ATGAGATTGATAGCAGACAGTGGAAGCACGAAAACTGATTGGGTCTTGACAGATAAAGGACAGATAGTCGGCTCTTGGAAAACGCAGGGTATCAACCCTTGTCATCAGCAACCGGCAGAAATCCGGCAGGTGCTTTGCACGGAGCTTTTTCCTTTATCAGACGGCAAGTCACTATCCGATATTCAGCTTTCTTTCTATGGAAGCGGTTGCACGGCAGACCTTATACCAACGATGACGACTCTGTTGGCCGATAGTTTTCAATTGTCCACCGACAGCATTGAGGTTGCCGGCGACCTGTTGGCAGCTGCCCGTGCGGTCTGTGGTCACGAGGAAGGCATCGCCTGCATACTTGGAACAGGGGCCAACAGCTGCCTTTACGACGGACAACACATTGTGCAGAATACGCCTCCTTTGGGCTATATTCTTGGTGATGAAGGCAGTGGAGCCGTACTTGGAGAACGTTTCTTGAATGGCATTTTCAAGGGGAGTCTGCCTGCAAGTCTGCGCGATTTATATTTAGAAGAAACAGGGCAGAGCTATGCAGATGTTATCCGTCGGGTTTATCGTGAGCCGCTTGCCAACCGTTATTTGGCTTCCGTGGCTTTGTTTGTCAGCCGTCATTTGGAGGAAGAATGCCTGAAGAAGTTGGTCAAGGACAATTTCTCTGATTTCATTTTACGTAACATTGAGCCTTATCATAGCCGCCTTCCCATCGGCTTTGTCGGCAGTGTTGCCTATGGATTTGCTGAACTTCTGACCGAGGTGTGCCATGACTTCGGCTATGAGGTCAATGGTATTGACAAGAGTCCTTTAGTGGGGTTGATGCAACGTTACTATGTAGATGAGTGTTGA
- a CDS encoding response regulator transcription factor, with amino-acid sequence MEENIKHSIPPHPVERHKAGRPKLAIIDNNILAMVGLKTILQNVMPIADIETFCTFNELEAANPNQFMHYFVAIKFVLENRNFFLNYKQKTIVLTTSTNPNAQLSDFKSLCINTSEELLVKSLLQLEQYGHAGGKNLPDMPRALKAKLLSDREIEVLSLIAQGYINKEIGNQLNIGLTTVISHRKNIVEKLGMKSVSALTIYAVMHGYVDINKI; translated from the coding sequence ATGGAAGAGAACATAAAACACAGCATACCACCGCACCCTGTGGAAAGACATAAGGCAGGCAGACCGAAATTGGCTATCATCGACAATAACATCCTGGCCATGGTCGGCTTGAAAACCATACTGCAAAACGTCATGCCAATTGCCGACATAGAAACCTTCTGCACCTTCAACGAACTTGAAGCAGCCAATCCAAACCAGTTCATGCACTATTTCGTAGCTATCAAATTCGTACTTGAAAATCGTAATTTCTTTCTCAACTATAAGCAGAAGACCATCGTACTGACGACGTCAACCAATCCAAACGCACAGCTCTCCGACTTCAAAAGCCTTTGCATCAACACCTCTGAAGAGCTTTTGGTGAAGTCATTACTGCAACTCGAGCAATACGGACATGCCGGCGGGAAAAATCTTCCCGACATGCCAAGAGCACTGAAAGCCAAGCTGCTCAGCGACAGAGAAATCGAAGTGCTGTCGCTGATTGCACAAGGATATATCAATAAGGAAATCGGCAATCAACTCAATATCGGCCTTACAACGGTAATCAGTCATCGCAAGAACATCGTGGAAAAGCTTGGCATGAAAAGCGTCAGTGCCCTCACCATCTATGCAGTCATGCATGGATATGTAGACATCAACAAGATATAA
- a CDS encoding mechanosensitive ion channel family protein encodes MNKRAILLILFTLLTLFQAHAVLKEQDLESTLSILRTELTNYHAELERQSGYMKSQQAAIRDKLFSIMGQSNQNALMLYSQKPEYVFDMAYACHEATEQYDDFKKNVQPFRLLIEKNKAEIARYDYLINSLSTMNVSTLSKKAQTDKSVCLTFAVNIRHTLNDNSNQFKDYINYYQEIEQQLKALNDYANKRYKNIQSGIFNNAGENYFNILTKFRTNYQETKEDITTKYFEDSNAESQWDASYIIGLFILIIFYAVIAGLINLLVIRFLIPKRFRTPAFISRRTCITMTTSVVSLALLLGVIRMIFFGQNFIIMACGLLVGYTWLLGVILISLLLRLSGEQIKSGFRIYLPLMAMGFIVIAFRIVLVPNSLIHIALCPVLLVCTIWQWIAIRHNNKNVPKSDVTYTYISLTVFLISFVCAWMGYTLLSVQLLIWWIMQLTCVLTITCLRGWLKKLAEKREYEKKDITQTWFFYAIYQVVLPILSVASFLLALYWAADVFNLSDKIWDIYREKYINTKWFAANILSIAEVVALYFIFAYLNRTIKAFLKIHFENSDLSTAASRNIMAKNVVQVAVWGTWLIISLAMFHIDNTWLVVVSGGFSTGVGFAMKDILENIYYGISLMAGRVKIGDYIVCEGTRGRVSSINYTSTIVEATDGSIIAFQNSQLFTKSYKNMTKNHGYELDILEVGVAYGSDIKQVKQLLYDAITALKITAKKREVKIVLKEFGDNAITLKILVWVSVMTQYVDDGRIMECVYDTLNANNIEIPFPQRDIHIIHATPEQMETAANGGAI; translated from the coding sequence ATGAACAAAAGGGCCATACTACTCATATTATTCACCTTATTAACGCTTTTCCAGGCGCATGCAGTGCTAAAAGAGCAGGACTTAGAGAGCACATTGTCGATTTTGCGCACCGAACTCACTAATTATCACGCAGAACTCGAACGTCAGTCGGGTTATATGAAAAGTCAACAGGCGGCCATCAGAGACAAGCTGTTCAGCATCATGGGACAAAGTAATCAGAACGCACTGATGCTTTATTCGCAGAAACCTGAATATGTGTTTGACATGGCCTATGCCTGCCATGAGGCCACAGAACAATATGATGATTTCAAGAAAAACGTGCAACCTTTTCGACTTCTCATTGAAAAGAACAAGGCAGAAATTGCCCGTTATGACTATTTAATCAACTCTTTGAGCACCATGAATGTCTCGACCTTGAGCAAGAAAGCACAAACAGATAAAAGCGTTTGTCTGACTTTTGCCGTGAACATTCGACACACACTCAACGACAACAGCAATCAGTTTAAAGACTACATCAATTACTATCAGGAAATTGAACAACAGCTGAAAGCACTCAATGACTATGCCAACAAGCGTTATAAGAATATTCAAAGTGGCATATTCAACAATGCCGGTGAGAACTATTTCAATATTCTTACCAAGTTTCGTACAAACTATCAGGAGACAAAAGAGGACATCACGACAAAATACTTTGAGGATTCCAACGCAGAATCACAGTGGGATGCAAGTTATATCATCGGTCTGTTTATCCTTATTATCTTTTATGCTGTCATTGCCGGACTCATCAACCTATTGGTTATCCGCTTCTTAATTCCGAAGCGTTTCCGCACACCAGCCTTTATCAGTCGACGCACCTGTATCACCATGACGACCTCAGTCGTATCCTTAGCTCTGCTCTTAGGAGTGATACGCATGATTTTCTTCGGTCAGAATTTCATTATCATGGCCTGTGGACTCCTTGTGGGCTACACGTGGTTGTTGGGGGTAATTCTCATCTCGTTACTGCTGCGTCTGAGTGGCGAACAGATTAAAAGCGGGTTCCGCATCTATCTTCCACTGATGGCAATGGGGTTCATTGTGATTGCATTCCGCATTGTCCTCGTTCCTAACAGCTTGATACATATCGCCCTCTGTCCTGTGCTTCTTGTTTGCACAATATGGCAGTGGATAGCGATTAGACATAACAATAAGAATGTTCCGAAAAGTGATGTCACCTATACTTACATCTCCCTGACGGTCTTTCTCATCTCATTTGTCTGCGCATGGATGGGCTACACACTGCTCAGTGTGCAGCTGTTGATATGGTGGATCATGCAGCTGACTTGTGTTCTGACCATTACCTGTCTGCGCGGATGGCTGAAAAAACTGGCTGAGAAACGCGAATACGAGAAAAAAGATATCACGCAGACATGGTTCTTCTATGCCATATATCAAGTGGTTCTACCTATACTTTCCGTTGCATCTTTCCTGCTTGCACTCTATTGGGCAGCCGATGTGTTCAATCTGAGCGATAAGATTTGGGACATTTACAGGGAGAAATATATCAACACAAAATGGTTTGCAGCAAATATTCTGTCGATAGCAGAGGTCGTTGCCCTATACTTTATTTTCGCTTATCTCAACCGTACAATAAAAGCATTCCTGAAGATTCACTTCGAGAACTCTGATCTCAGTACGGCTGCAAGCCGTAACATCATGGCCAAGAACGTTGTGCAGGTGGCTGTGTGGGGCACGTGGTTGATTATATCCTTGGCCATGTTCCATATCGACAACACATGGCTTGTTGTCGTTTCAGGTGGCTTCTCCACGGGTGTCGGATTTGCCATGAAAGACATTCTGGAGAATATCTATTATGGCATTTCTCTCATGGCAGGACGTGTGAAGATCGGCGATTACATCGTTTGTGAAGGCACACGTGGGCGCGTGAGTTCTATCAATTACACTTCTACAATCGTTGAAGCCACAGACGGTTCTATCATTGCATTTCAAAATAGTCAGCTGTTTACCAAGAGCTATAAGAACATGACTAAAAATCATGGTTACGAGCTTGATATCTTGGAAGTTGGCGTGGCTTATGGCAGCGATATCAAACAAGTGAAGCAACTTCTTTACGATGCCATAACAGCATTGAAGATTACGGCTAAGAAGCGAGAAGTAAAGATTGTTCTGAAGGAATTCGGCGATAATGCCATTACTTTGAAGATACTTGTTTGGGTTTCTGTCATGACACAATATGTTGACGACGGCCGAATCATGGAATGTGTTTATGACACTTTGAATGCCAACAACATTGAGATCCCATTCCCGCAACGCGACATTCATATCATTCATGCAACTCCCGAACAGATGGAGACAGCTGCAAATGGAGGTGCCATATAG
- a CDS encoding RNA polymerase sigma-70 factor, protein MTLNEFRIVFRLQYPAVALYAAKILHDDDVEDVVQDVFVELWRRREQITEEKHIHAFLFRAVYTRALNVLKHRSVIHKYSKEYLCIEKKRLEYYNPAHNTTAKYVENMELGRQIEEAIEELPDKRRQIFIMGYVHGISNKEIAEMMNISVRTVEVQIYKALKYLRVRLGYLTSFLLFFCFK, encoded by the coding sequence ATGACACTTAATGAATTCCGAATAGTCTTCAGACTACAATATCCTGCCGTGGCACTCTATGCTGCCAAGATCCTGCATGATGATGATGTTGAAGACGTAGTGCAGGATGTTTTTGTTGAATTGTGGCGCAGACGAGAGCAGATTACCGAGGAAAAGCATATCCATGCCTTTCTTTTTCGTGCTGTTTATACACGCGCATTGAATGTGCTTAAGCATCGAAGTGTCATCCATAAGTATTCAAAGGAATACTTGTGTATTGAGAAGAAGAGATTGGAATACTATAATCCGGCTCATAATACGACGGCAAAATATGTTGAAAACATGGAGCTGGGACGCCAGATAGAAGAGGCAATTGAGGAATTGCCAGACAAGAGAAGGCAGATTTTCATCATGGGTTATGTGCATGGTATCAGTAATAAAGAAATTGCAGAGATGATGAATATATCTGTTCGCACGGTTGAAGTTCAGATTTACAAAGCTCTTAAATACCTGCGTGTGCGACTTGGTTATCTGACCTCCTTTTTGTTATTCTTTTGTTTCAAGTAA